Below is a window of Lepisosteus oculatus isolate fLepOcu1 chromosome 8, fLepOcu1.hap2, whole genome shotgun sequence DNA.
GTCATCAAGCTGCACTAAGTTCCAAAGAAAATCCATCCAGCAGTCAGTGCAGGTATCTTGCTAAGGTGACACAATGCCAGGAGTTCTCTGCTGCTGGCCAAACTGCCTAAAACCAAATGGCCACAAAGagggaaagaagaagaagaagaaaagagtgaAACAGAAAGACTGTAAAGAAAGTCCAGCAAGGTCTGGCCAACATGAACAGACCGTGAATTTCAGTGAGAGAGATGAAGCAAATGAGGAAGCCAGCCAGAAACATCAGCTGATGGAGAACAATCTTAAGCACAATGGACAGACAACAGACACTGtgaagacagaggaagaggcaaaaGACACAATCACATCAGACACATTGACAGTGAATAGAGAGCAGGTTATGATGAATGAGGAAGTGAAAATGGACACCATCAGTGAAcagaaggaagagagaggaacgGTCAATCAGATTGAGGACAATAAAGATGAAACACCAACCCTAGACCAAAAAttggaagaaaatctcagcATGAACGATGAAATGAAAGACCATCAATTTAAACAACATGAACGGCTGATCGTCCCAAGCAGCATAAAGgaggaaggaaagagaaattacaaagaggacaaagacaaaggaaaaggttacagagagcctgaagctcaggaagacacagaagtagcagaaaaggcagatggagagaaagagaaaagcaataGCCCTCAAAGGCATGAGAGGGGAGCTGGAAGCATGATGATCACAGATGACGAGGATGAAGGCAATGCCCCTGCAGAAATGCAGATACTTCTAAGGATGGAGAAGAGTTCCCTCTTTGCCAAGAACAACCCTTCACCTCAAACAGAGAGCTGTGCAGGGGAGACAAATTCTGAAACTGAGACCAAAATCAACTGTCCCAGACCCTGGGAGCCCCTCCCTCAAAGGAAGAGACAGGCCCGtgagacaagaaagaaaaacaaactgccaaCAAATTGGTACGACCCTCCTAGCTCTGACAGCCAGCCACTACCATCAAGAGACACAgtctggagagagaggaaaatctcCTCTTCTACAAGAGTCGAGGGTCGCCCTGCTTTATATTCCCAGCCCCATCAGAGGACTGAGGAtatgaggagagacaggagggattCGCATCCGCACTCTCTCCCCTTTACACCTCCACAGGACTCCTGGAAAAggaacagggaggagagagagatagccAGAGGGTCCAGGTTTCCAGAAGGAAACAGAAGGATTTGCTGTGGATCCCAAGGCTACAGCCATCAGAGACAGCAGGATGTGTccaggagacagacacagtcTTACCATCCAGGTGAGGCCAGAATCCCCTACCATACACACGTTgcagccaggaaacagaacaaGTGGGAGAATGAACAGAAATTCCCCCAAATCAGGCAGAACAGGGAAGAAACTTCAGAGAAGCAGAGGGGATGTGAGAGGAGGAGGCCTCGACTGGCTTTCCTCCAGACAGGATCAGAAGCTGAAGAAGAGCCTGTCCATCCACAAGCTCCCCCCAAAAGACAGGCCTGTGCAAGGCTGTGGGAACAGAGAGTCCAAGTACAAGGAGCCGGTCAAAATCCACAGGACCTGCTGTGCAAGAAAATATGGACCCTCATGGGCTATggccacaggaacaagtaacttgttgaatgaatgttctctctgaactctgacttaacaaaaaaagagagccataggagaaagtatttataccacctttacagcaacaaaattctgttgtgttaattacttttgagaaaataaatgggtattattgaattaacctttgcaagtgtatttattaaaatactatagGTAAGAGGATGGTATCCTAAGTGTTTGAGACTGCTTGGTCTTTTTAAGCCAATGTTTTATAATTGGTGTTGAATCAAGAATACAATAATGGCAGCTTATAACGTTTTCTATCTAGGGGTTAAGTATATTAAGAGAAGGATTAATAATGATAGAACCGACTTTTGCAGTGTACAAAGCAGCCTTTCAGTTGAACAGAGAGGATGAGCAGATGTTAATGACATGAACCACCTGACAGTCAATTACTGTAGATGTGGCTGATCAATGTGATGAGTTATGCAATATTACATGTTGACTGCTTGTACATTGTTTATCGAATTGTTGGGATAAAGCTAAGATAACCAGTGTGACTTTGATGATGAATAACATTCAATATTAAACGAAcccatattaaaatcatttgaaagttgttataatgttaaaaattacttatgaagaatttgtgtaaagttgactttaatgattaatgcaaaatatttttggtgaCACCTTTGTCCAAGACATTTTAGATTTCTGAACAagtggttttcaaaaatgtcattacaTTTAACACATAATGTTCAATAACAACTATCATTACACCCCACGTGAAGTtaccagaaacaacaacaatttcctCTAAAAGATTTCTAGTACAATTTGGGCAGGTTTGCACTATTaatactgctgcctcactgcactgtgttcagttcgggagtctgtacactacactgcgttgccataaaaaataagttcgcCTAATTTgccctaaaaccaaaagtttggaagaaagtgattatacttttcaaagtcctgcatttggcattgaatgcacaggcAGATTGACTCATGAGACCACAAtggattgggtattcctgactcttaccctatttacacctgaaagcatgctcattgagaaccattcaacacaaaatttccaataacagaatacttgataaaaaatagaattttaccattgttgatacatACTCATTGGTCTGGATTGGTGGCTTAGTCATTTCCGACTAATATTCTAATTCggtgaagtatactgtatgtatcttccactcaaatgattttaaagttgcattaagaaagtctaaaccctaaccctaatctagCCCAAATCCATGTCCAGAGAAAGGCTTAGGATCCCCACAAAGTGTAGACAATTTTTGAGGCATGGcaggacagaaataaaactttggaaagtgatatttcagtgttacctgaatattttttcatacacaTATGGCAAGGTACACTGCATTGtcataaaaaggaaatgttgtcaAATTTGCACTAAAAGCAAAAGCGTGAAGCTGATTTCAatgtagacaatttgtgattgcatggctgtattttaggacagaaatgaaatttaggaaaagtgatatttcaatgtcatctgaacagtttttttcttacaaatatgtctatacactgcattgccctaaaatggaatgttgcttcaaatgccctaaaatcaaaactttgataGAAAGTCATCATAAtattcaaactcttgcatttggcattgaacacacaggcatattaataaattaagccagcatttattgtgttttgctgacTGTCAGCCTAGGTAAGCCTGAAACTAGGCTCACTGAGAAAACCATTTAACAAGACATTGTTTATTACAGTCaagattttacaattgttgatacatgcATTCTGGTTTGACGATGTTTCTTCGTCATACCCAACTAAAATTCTCAAAGTTAAAGCAGGGTagccatttgttttataaatgctaCTAGATTTATTAGGTTTGTATCACACATGAAAACATCACTGCAGTGAAGCTTTGTCTTGACTGCTTTGTCATCTGATTCAGCTGACTCCTCCAGTTATTGATAAGAATGATGGTGTTATTTCAAGGTGGTGCACTAACAGAAG
It encodes the following:
- the LOC138241091 gene encoding myb-like protein X gives rise to the protein MPGVLCCWPNCLKPNGHKEGKKKKKKRVKQKDCKESPARSGQHEQTVNFSERDEANEEASQKHQLMENNLKHNGQTTDTVKTEEEAKDTITSDTLTVNREQVMMNEEVKMDTISEQKEERGTVNQIEDNKDETPTLDQKLEENLSMNDEMKDHQFKQHERLIVPSSIKEEGKRNYKEDKDKGKGYREPEAQEDTEVAEKADGEKEKSNSPQRHERGAGSMMITDDEDEGNAPAEMQILLRMEKSSLFAKNNPSPQTESCAGETNSETETKINCPRPWEPLPQRKRQARETRKKNKLPTNWYDPPSSDSQPLPSRDTVWRERKISSSTRVEGRPALYSQPHQRTEDMRRDRRDSHPHSLPFTPPQDSWKRNREEREIARGSRFPEGNRRICCGSQGYSHQRQQDVSRRQTQSYHPGEARIPYHTHVAARKQNKWENEQKFPQIRQNREETSEKQRGCERRRPRLAFLQTGSEAEEEPVHPQAPPKRQACARLWEQRVQVQGAGQNPQDLLCKKIWTLMGYGHRNK